A window of the Lolium perenne isolate Kyuss_39 chromosome 7, Kyuss_2.0, whole genome shotgun sequence genome harbors these coding sequences:
- the LOC127301725 gene encoding GDT1-like protein 5, whose protein sequence is MSPSLLGGLTKSLAMTVLSEVGDKTFFAAAILAMRHPRKLVLAGCLSALTVMTALSASLGWVAPNLISRKWTHHITTLLFFVFGIWSLWEGFKEDGESEDLAEMEAKLDADFKSNKGESKNKSKATDDKKKQKRPFLMQFFSPIFIKAFSITFFGEWGDKSQIATIGLAADENPFGVVIGGVIAQALCTTAAVMGGKSLASQISEKMVELSSGVLFLLFGIMSLLSGPEGQL, encoded by the exons ATGTCGCCGTCTCTGCTCGGG GGGCTTACCAAGTCGCTGGCCATGACGGTGCTCTCCGAGGTCGGGGACaagaccttcttcgccgccgcG ATTCTGGCCATGCGCCATCCCCGGAAGCTTGTCCTTGCCGGCTGTCTATCTGCATTAACA GTGATGACGGCTTTATCTGCTTCTCTAGGCTGGGTTGCACCAAATCTG ATATCACGAAAATGGACCCATCATATCACCACTCTGCTGTTCTTTGTGTTTGGCATCTGGTCGTTGTGGGAAGGCTTCAAAGAAGACGG AGAGTCAGAAGATTTGGCTGAAATGGAAGCAAAGCTG GATGCGGACTTTAAGAGTAACAAAGGAGAATCAAAAAATAAATCGAAG GCAACTGATGAtaagaagaaacagaaaagacCATTCCTCATGCAGTTCTTCTCACCAATTTTCATAAAG GCATTTTCCATTACTTTCTTTGGTGAGTGGGGTGACAAGAGCCAG ATTGCTACAATTGGCTTGGCTGCTGATGAAAATCCTTTTGGTGTTGTCATCGGGGGAGTCAT AGCTCAAGCACTTTGCACCACTGCTGCTGTCATGGGAGGGAAGAGCCTAGCCTCGCAGATATCTGAGAAGATG GTTGAATTGTCAAGTGGAGTGCTATTCCTGTTGTTTGGCATAATGTCTTTGTTGTCAGGACCAGAAGGGCAACTGTAA
- the LOC127301726 gene encoding eukaryotic translation initiation factor 3 subunit A, producing MSTFAKPENALKRAEELINVGQKQAALQALHDLITSKRYRSWQKPLEKIMMKYVELCVDLRKGRFAKDGLIQYRIVCQQVNVSSLEEVIKHFMQLSNEKAEEAKAQAQALEDALDVEDLEADKRPEDLMLSYVSGEKGKDRSDREFVTPWFKFLWETYRTVLEILRNNSKLEGLYAMTAHKAFQFCKQYKRSTEFRRLCEIIRNHLANLNKYRDQRDRPDLTAPESCKLYLDTRVEQLKIATELSLWQEAFRSVEDIHGLMSLVKRTPKPSVLVIYYAKLTEIFWISESHLYHAYAWLKLFNLQKSYNKNITQKDLQLLASSVLLAALSVTPYDNKYGASHLELENEKERGLRMANLVNFSLDSKRENREMASRASLLSELAAKGVISCASQEVKDLYNLMEHEFLPLDLASKVQPLLSKISMVGGKLSAASSVPEIQLSKYQSALEKLTALRVLQQASRIFQSMKIDMLSRMIPFFDFNVVEKIAVDAVKHNFVAMKVNHLSGAVHFGNIDIESDGLSSHLSVLADSLSKARTLIRPPVHKPSKLGENLTKLAGVVEKEHKRLLARKSIIEKRKEDHERQILEKEKEEETKRMSIQKKSAEEERERLSKEQRLREKLRIEREIVEKEKKEAQAQLAQLENSRKNKKKPIFEGELTKQGMVELAVQMQIKERLEMEKRLQKVAKTMDHLERAKRQEEAPLIEEAFQKRLEEEKILHEQEQLREIELSKQHHAGDLLEKNRLSRLLEHKNAFQERIVQRRESEFSSLRKERDERVNQLISSRKRERETVRKLMYYLNLEEQRIQRQREEDEARKREDEERRKKEEVERKAKLDAIAAKQAQREREMEEKAQREREALLRGAEPVRAPDPAPAVAPPVREPALAAPAASAAAPSRYVPKFKRSGDSSSQRPAAAPEQDRWGSRDDRPRPDSRPLRQDAPPARPEAAPARPFARQEAPPARQQDGAPAAPSTDRWRPGGSRPSANSSSTPSSAPWRRS from the exons ATGTCGACATTCGCCAAGCCCGAGAACGCTCTCAAGAGGGCGGAGG AGTTGATAAATGTTGGGCAAAAGCAGGCAGCGCTGCAGGCGCTGCACGATCTCATTACATCGAAAAGATACAGGTCATGGCAAAAGCCTCTCGAGAAGATCATGATGAAGTACGTAGAGCTGTGCGTAGACCTCAGGAAGGGCAGGTTTGCCAAAGATGGCCTTATCCAGTACAGGATTGTCTGCCAGCAAGTCAATGTGTCCTCTTTGGAGGAGGTCATAAAACACTTTATGCAACTCTCCAACGAGAAAGCTGAGGAAGCAAAGGCTCAGGCGCAAGCCCTGGAAGATGCTCTGGACGTCGAAGATCTGGAAGCCGACAAGCGTCCAGAGGACTTGATGCTCAGCTACGTTAGTGGGGAGAAAGGGAAGGACCGATCTGACAGGGAGTTTGTCACTCCATGGTTCAAGTTTCTGTGGGAGACGTACAGGACCGTGCTCGAGATACTGAGGAATAATTCTAAGCTCGAAGGACTATATGCT ATGACTGCACACAAGGCGTTTCAGTTTTGTAAGCAGTATAAAAGATCCACCGAGTTCCGTAGGTTGTGTGAGATCATCAGAAACCATCTTGCAAATTTGAACAAATATCGTGACCAGCGAGATCGTCCTGATCTGACTGCTCCTGAAAGCTGTAAGCTGTACCTTGACACTAGGGTCGAACAACTGAAAATTGCTACAGAACTTTCTCTATGGCAG GAAGCCTTCCGATCTGTGGAGGATATCCATGGTTTGATGAGCTTGGTGAAGAGAACTCCAAAACCATCTGTTCTGGTCATATATTATGCCAAACTAACTGAAATATTCTGGATATCCGAGAGTCATTTGTATCATGCCTATGCATGGTTGAAGCTTTTCAACCTGCAGAAGAGCTACAACAAGAACATAACTCAGAAGGATCTGCAATTACTAGCATCTTCTGTTTTGCTTGCTGCACTTTCTGTGACACCATATGACAATAAATATGGTGCATCTCATCTTGAGCTTGAAAATGAGAAAGAACGTGGCTTGCGCATGGCCAACCTTGTCAATTTCTCCCTTGATTCCAAGCGCGAGAACAGAGAAATG GCTTCAAGAGCATCTCTTCTCTCTGAGTTG GCTGCCAAAGGAGTGATTTCTTGTGCTTCCCAAGAGGTGAAAGATCTATACAACCTTATGGAGCATGAGTTCCTTCCTCTTGATCTCGCATCAAAAGTACAGCCGCTACTTTCCAAGATTTCTATGGTCGGAGGAAAGCTTTCAGCAGCCTCTTCGGTTCCAGAAATTCAGTTATCGAAGTACCAATCTGCATTGGAGAAGCTTACGGCACTGAGGGTGCTGCAGCAG GCATCTCGGATTTTCCAGTCCATGAAAATTGATATGCTCTCTAGAATGATCCCGTTCTTTGACTTCAATGTTGTGGAGAAGATCGCTGTTGATGCTGTGAAGCACAATTTTGTTGCTATGAAAGTTAACCATTTGTCTGGAGCCGTTCATTTTGGCAACATT GACATAGAATCTGATGGTCTTAGTAGTCACCTTAGTGTCCTTGCTGATTCCCTAAGCAAAGCGAGGACTCTTATTCGTCCACCTGTGCATAAGCCATCAAAACTTGGTGAAAACTTGACTAAACTCGCTGGAGTGGTTGAGAAAGAACATAAAAGGCTTCTTGCGAGGAAATCTATTATTGAAAAACGCAAAGAAGATCATGAGCGCCAAATATTGGAGAAG gagaaggaagaggagacAAAGAGAATGAGTATTCAGAAGAAATCTGCAGAGGAAGAAAGAGAGAGGCTTTCAAAGGAACAGAGACTTAGGGAGAAACTGAGGATAGAACGAGAAATAgtggaaaaggaaaaaaaagaagcACAAGCACAGTTAGCTCAACTTGAAAATAGCAGGAAGAACAAAAAGAAACCCATCTTTGAGGGG GAGCTGACAAAACAAGGCATGGTGGAGCTGGCAGTGCAAATGCAGATTAAGGAGCGCCTGGAGATGGAGAAGAGACTGCAGAAGGTTGCAAAAACAATGGATCACTTGGAGAGGGCAAAGCGGCAGGAGGAAGCACCACTGATTGAGGAAGCCTTCCAAAAACGCCTTGAGGAAGAGAAGATCCTTCATGAGCAAGAGCAGCTG AGAGAGATTGAGcttagcaagcaacatcatgcggGCGACTTGCTGGAGAAAAATAGGCTTTCTCGATTGTTGGAGCATAAG AATGCTTTCCAGGAAAGGATTGTACAACGCCGTGAATCTGAGTTTAGTAGCCTAAGAAAAGAGAGGGATGAAAGGGTCAATCAGTTGATATCTTCAAGAAAGCGTGAAAGGGAAACTGTACGGAAATTGATgtattatctgaaccttgaggaacAGCGGATCCAAAGGCAGCGTGAGGAAGATGAGGCTAGAAAACGTGAAG AtgaagagaggaggaagaaggaggaaGTTGAGAGGAAAGCAAAGCTTGATGCAATCGCAGCTAAGCAGGCGCAGAGGGAAAGGGAGATGGAAGAGAAGGCACAGAGGGAAAGAGAGGCTCTCTTGAGGGGAGCGGAGCCCGTGCGTGCACCTGATCCTGCTCCTGCTGTTGCTCCGCCAGTTCGAGAACCAGCACTGGCAGCTCCAGCAGCATCAGCTGCTGCTCCTAGCAGGTATGTCCCGAAGTTCAAACGTAGTGGTGACAGCAGCAGCCAGAGGCCAGCAGCTGCACCTGAACAAGACCGGTGGGGCTCTCGTGATGATCGTCCTCGCCCAGATTCTCGGCCTCTCCGCCAGGATGCTCCTCCTGCACGCCCTGAGGCTGCCCCTGCCCGCCCTTTTGCACGCCAAGAGGCTCCCCCTGCCCGCCAGCAGGATGGTGCTCCTGCTGCTCCTTCAACTGACCGCTGGCGTCCTGGTGGATCTAGGCCCTCTGCAAATTCTTCATCCACTCCCTCGTCTGCCCCTTGGAGGCGGAGCTGA